One Setaria viridis chromosome 3, Setaria_viridis_v4.0, whole genome shotgun sequence DNA window includes the following coding sequences:
- the LOC117849371 gene encoding scarecrow-like protein 34, giving the protein MATTPEELFVEGLKKSPQSPSVFLDVFSPKPDDRSEGCHHVPSDMVLSYISRMLMEDDIDDKPSDHPALLQVQQPFAQILSSPSFGSNHGDTEGANDLLQDSSGDERTLHLALSKSTYAVGAFLKGMKEANMLLPIANNGFRRDELVNQMVRESSNHSGAKKRYASDDHIEEEEARRTSKSLMMIKEPKDICAHEMLEDMMLRGTETFIIRCMEKLRIAMANEAEKSTRKGSTNAVANVVDIRTTLILCAQAVAANDDMTASKLLKQIKQHASETGDVTQRLAQCFARGLEARLEGMGSQVRQLRMADRLELLEACNLLTAAWSFNRVVLLFSTMTILQAMVGKGRLHIVDYGMRYGFHWADLLRLLASREGGPPKVKITTIGHPNLRPRSKEQIEETGYRLSKCAHEFGVPFNFYAIRKKWEEVSIKDLNTDAGEVLIVNDLMNFNTLMDESIFFDDPCPKDIVLHNIRKMRPAVFIQSIVNSSYGPSYLSRFREVVFYFTAIFDILDATIPRDSKLRVVLEQDLFGRSVLNAIACEGTDLMERPEKYKQWHARNQRAGLRQLPLKPSIVNVLKDKVMRCYHRDFLICEDGQWLLQGWMGRILFAQSTWVADDTS; this is encoded by the coding sequence ATGGCCACCACCCCAGAGGAACTTTTCGTGGAGGGTCTCAAGAAGTCACCACAGTCACCATCTGTCTTCCTTGACGTGTTTTCGCCGAAGCCTGATGACAGAAGTGAGGGTTGCCACCATGTCCCTAGTGACATGGTGCTCTCCTACATCTCACGCATGCTCATGGAGGATGACATTGATGATAAGCCTTCTGATCACCCTGCGCTACTCCAGGTGCAGCAACCCTTTGCTCAaatcctctcctccccttcatTTGGCTCTAATCATGGTGACACAGAAGGAGCCAATGATTTGTTGCAAGATAGCAGTGGTGATGAGAGGACACTCCACCTGGCCTTATCCAAGAGTACATATGCTGTGGGGGCGTTCTTGAAGGGCATGAAAGAGGCCAATATGCTCTTGCCCATAGCTAATAATGGCTTCAGAAGGGATGAGCTGGTGAATCAAATGGTCAGGGAAAGCAGTAATCATAGTGGGGCCAAGAAGAGGTATGCTAGCGATGACCAtatagaggaggaggaggcaagaaggaCCAGCAAAtctctgatgatgatcaaggAGCCTAAGGATATTTGTGCCCATGAGATGTTAGAGGATATGATGTTACGTGGCACTGAGACATTCATCATCAGATGCATGGAGAAGCTTCGCATTGCCATGGCCAATGAGGCAGAGAAGAGCACCAGGAAGGGCAGTACAAATGCGGTGGCGAACGTAGTCGACATACGCACAACGTTGATCCTCTGTgcgcaggcggtggcggcaaaCGACGACATGACAGCGAGTAAGCTACTGAAGCAGATCAAGCAACATGCATCAGAAACTGGGGATGTCACACAACGGCTAGCTCAATGTTTTGCAAGGGGGCTGGAGGCACGGCTAGAAGGCATGGGGAGCCAGGTTAGGCAGCTGCGCATGGCGGATCGCCTAGAGTTGCTCGAGGCGTGCAACCTCCTCACGGCTGCCTGGAGCTTCAACAGGGTGGTGCTCCTTTTTTCCACAATGACCATCTTGCAGGCCATGGTGGGGAAGGGAAGGCTACACATTGTTGACTATGGTATGCGTTACGGGTTCCATTGGGCTGACTTGCTCCGCTTGCTGGCGAGCAGAGAAGGCGGCCCGCCAAAGGTGAAGATCACCACCATAGGCCATCCAAATCTCAGGCCACGTTCAAAAGAGCAAATTGAGGAGACAGGGTACCGTCTCAGCAAGTGTGCCCATGAGTTTGGCGTGCCATTCAATTTCTATGCTATTAGGAAGAAGTGGGAGGAAGTTTCCATCAAGGACTTGAACACGGATGCGGGTGAGGTGCTCATCGTGAACGACCTCATGAATTTCAACACATTGATGGATGAGAGCATATTCTTTGATGACCCATGCCCCAAAGATATCGTCTTGCATAACATAAGGAAGATGAGGCCAGCTGTCTTCATCCAGAGCATTGTGAATAGTTCGTATGGTCCCTCCTACTTGTCGCGATTTCGAGAGGTGGTGTTCTATTTCACGGCAATATTTGACATTCTTGATGCAACCATCCCACGGGATAGTAAGTTGCGAGTGGTGCTAGAGCAAGATTTATTTGGACGTTCTGTACTAAATGCCATTGCCTGCGAGGGTACAGACCTGATGGAGCGCCCTGAGAAGTATAAACAGTGGCATGCGAGAAACCAGAGGGCGGGCCTGAGGCAGCTGCCACTGAAACCATCCATTGTTAACGTATTGAAGGACAAGGTCATGAGGTGCTACCATAGGGACTTTTTGATTTGTGAAGATGGCCAATGGCTACTGCAAGGGTGGATGGGACGCATCCTTTTTGCCCAGTCGACATGGGTAGCAGACGACACCTCTTAG